One genomic region from Desulfovermiculus halophilus DSM 18834 encodes:
- the dxs gene encoding 1-deoxy-D-xylulose-5-phosphate synthase: MSEALDRDSGDYLMSQTHASIIDHIADPAQIRDLQPSELEQLAKELRREIVATVSRTGGHLAPSLGVVELTLALLHTYDPAQDPIIWDVGHQSYAYKILTQGLEAFQTLRQFQGMSGFPRLGESRFDHFGVGHSSTSISAALGMAVARDLQNESNKVVAVIGDGSMTAGQAYEGLNQAGDLDRDMVVVLNDNEMSISQNVGALSSFFSRALADRRYLRFKEDIKAKLLQVPRIGQDLVNYARRSEESLKNLFTPGMLFEAFKFTYVGPINGHNLRQLTNVFDQVRSLHGPVLVHVVTVKGKGYPPAESNPTHFHGVGCFEPETGEAPPKSRTSPGDYSSVFGRSMCALAKEDGRIVAISAAMPEGTGLGEFKAAYPDRFFDVGICEQHAVTFAAGLASKGLKPVVAIYSTFLQRAIDQIIHDVCLQNLPVTFCLDRGGLVGEDGPTHHGAFDLSYLRSIPNMTLMAPKDEPELQAMLALATNLSGPAAIRYPRGMGPGHELADQVHPISCGQAEILREGEETAVLAIGSRVYPALRAVQEIEGRTGAQIGLVNARFVKPLPRDTLRSLIHNGISKLLVVEENALAGGFGSAVLEFLADQDLLSGLRIKRLGLPDAFVGHGPCATLRREVGIDQDHIARALEALLGP, encoded by the coding sequence ATGTCCGAAGCACTGGACAGAGACAGCGGTGATTATCTTATGAGCCAAACCCATGCATCCATCATAGACCACATAGCCGATCCGGCTCAGATCCGCGATCTGCAGCCATCGGAGCTGGAACAGCTGGCTAAGGAGCTGCGCCGGGAGATTGTGGCCACTGTGTCGAGAACCGGGGGCCATCTGGCTCCTTCCCTGGGCGTTGTCGAGCTGACCCTGGCCCTGCTCCACACCTATGACCCCGCCCAGGACCCCATTATCTGGGACGTCGGGCACCAAAGCTATGCCTACAAGATCTTGACCCAGGGCTTGGAGGCATTTCAGACCCTGCGCCAATTCCAGGGGATGAGCGGATTTCCCCGCCTGGGCGAGTCCCGGTTCGACCACTTCGGGGTCGGCCATTCCAGCACCTCGATCTCCGCTGCCCTGGGCATGGCAGTGGCTCGAGACCTGCAGAACGAATCGAACAAGGTGGTGGCCGTCATCGGGGACGGATCCATGACCGCGGGCCAGGCCTATGAGGGCCTGAATCAGGCCGGAGACCTGGACCGGGATATGGTTGTGGTCCTCAATGACAACGAGATGTCCATATCTCAGAATGTGGGCGCTCTGTCCTCGTTCTTCAGCCGGGCCCTGGCCGACAGGCGGTATCTCCGGTTCAAGGAGGACATCAAAGCCAAGCTTCTCCAGGTTCCGCGCATTGGACAGGATCTGGTCAACTACGCCCGGAGGAGCGAGGAGTCGCTGAAGAACCTGTTCACCCCCGGCATGCTCTTCGAGGCCTTTAAGTTTACCTATGTCGGCCCCATCAACGGCCATAACCTCCGCCAGCTGACCAATGTCTTTGACCAGGTCCGCTCCCTGCACGGACCGGTTCTGGTCCACGTGGTCACGGTCAAGGGCAAAGGCTATCCCCCGGCGGAATCAAATCCCACCCACTTCCACGGTGTGGGCTGTTTCGAGCCGGAGACCGGAGAAGCCCCGCCCAAGTCCCGGACTTCCCCCGGGGACTACAGCTCGGTTTTTGGCCGCTCCATGTGCGCCCTGGCCAAGGAGGACGGCAGGATCGTGGCCATCAGCGCAGCCATGCCTGAGGGCACCGGGCTGGGAGAGTTCAAGGCCGCATACCCGGACCGCTTCTTCGATGTGGGCATTTGCGAGCAGCACGCCGTGACCTTTGCCGCGGGCTTGGCCAGCAAGGGACTGAAGCCGGTGGTGGCCATTTACTCCACCTTCCTGCAGCGGGCCATCGATCAAATCATTCACGACGTGTGTCTGCAGAACCTGCCGGTTACCTTCTGTCTGGATCGAGGCGGCCTGGTTGGGGAGGACGGGCCCACGCATCACGGGGCCTTTGACCTCAGCTACCTGCGAAGCATCCCGAATATGACCCTCATGGCTCCCAAGGACGAGCCCGAACTCCAGGCCATGCTCGCTTTGGCCACGAACCTTTCCGGGCCGGCAGCAATCCGGTATCCCCGGGGCATGGGGCCCGGGCATGAACTTGCAGACCAGGTGCACCCCATTTCCTGCGGTCAGGCGGAGATACTGCGGGAAGGGGAAGAGACTGCGGTTCTGGCCATTGGAAGCCGGGTCTACCCCGCCTTGCGGGCTGTGCAGGAGATTGAAGGGAGGACCGGGGCACAGATCGGGCTGGTCAATGCCCGGTTTGTCAAGCCGTTGCCCCGGGACACACTGCGCTCCCTCATCCACAACGGCATTTCCAAGCTGCTGGTGGTAGAGGAAAACGCCCTGGCCGGCGGATTCGGCTCCGCTGTCCTGGAGTTCTTGGCTGACCAGGACCTCCTGTCCGGACTGCGCATCAAGCGCCTGGGGCTGCCGGACGCCTTTGTCGGTCATGGCCCCTGCGCCACCCTGCGGCGGGAGGTTGGAATAGACCAGGACCACATCGCCAGGGCCCTGGAAGCGCTCTTGGGGCCATAG
- a CDS encoding polyprenyl synthetase family protein, which translates to MKQTLDLYRREMEDFFTSCLQDESIPPSLAQAMRYSLMAGGKRIRPVLCLVWAEYFGRSRAETVPFAAGLELIHTYSLVHDDLPAMDDDAVRRGQPSNHVQHGEALAILAGDGLLTEAFALMLSAPLPSDQVRRAALDISHAAGPRGMVGGQVVDMGLSGGKEAELDELQTMHAMKTGAMIRSSCRAGAILGQAEDRDLDRVTRYGECIGLAFQVADDILDVVGEAEKIGKPVGSDLAMGKATYPALIGLEESRRLGQAMVQEALRAVQPFQGPQIDFLRDLAGYIMDRVE; encoded by the coding sequence ATGAAACAGACTCTTGATCTGTATCGCAGGGAGATGGAAGACTTCTTCACCTCCTGCCTTCAGGATGAATCCATTCCTCCCTCCCTGGCCCAGGCCATGCGCTACAGCCTGATGGCCGGAGGCAAACGCATCCGCCCTGTACTCTGCCTGGTCTGGGCCGAGTATTTCGGACGCTCCAGAGCCGAGACCGTCCCTTTCGCCGCCGGCCTGGAGCTTATCCATACCTACTCCCTGGTTCACGACGACCTTCCGGCCATGGACGACGATGCCGTTCGCCGCGGCCAGCCCTCAAACCATGTCCAGCACGGGGAGGCCTTGGCCATTCTGGCCGGTGACGGCCTGCTCACCGAGGCCTTTGCCCTCATGCTCTCCGCCCCCCTGCCCTCGGACCAGGTCCGCAGGGCGGCCCTGGATATTTCCCATGCTGCCGGCCCCCGGGGCATGGTCGGGGGCCAGGTGGTGGATATGGGCCTGAGCGGGGGCAAAGAGGCCGAGCTCGACGAGCTGCAGACCATGCACGCCATGAAGACCGGGGCCATGATCCGCTCCTCCTGCCGGGCCGGGGCCATATTGGGCCAGGCCGAGGACCGGGACCTGGATCGGGTGACCAGATACGGGGAGTGCATCGGATTGGCCTTTCAAGTGGCAGACGACATCCTGGATGTGGTTGGAGAGGCGGAGAAAATAGGCAAGCCCGTCGGGAGCGATTTGGCCATGGGCAAGGCCACCTATCCGGCCTTGATCGGGTTGGAGGAAAGCCGCAGACTGGGTCAGGCCATGGTCCAAGAGGCCTTGCGTGCTGTTCAGCCCTTCCAGGGGCCGCAGATCGACTTTCTCCGGGATCTGGCCGGATATATCATGGACAGGGTGGAGTAG
- the xseB gene encoding exodeoxyribonuclease VII small subunit, which produces MTSQKDTPSFEQQMARLQEIVTQLENEDLPLEQGVALFQEGTALAKSCREQIKNAKHKVQIYSQGLLQDLELEDENPDADNETDS; this is translated from the coding sequence ATGACCTCACAGAAAGACACTCCGAGCTTTGAACAGCAAATGGCCCGGCTGCAGGAGATTGTGACCCAGCTGGAAAACGAGGACCTGCCCCTGGAGCAGGGAGTTGCTCTTTTTCAGGAAGGAACGGCCTTGGCCAAATCTTGCCGGGAACAAATCAAGAACGCCAAACACAAGGTTCAGATCTACTCCCAAGGCCTTCTGCAGGATCTGGAGCTGGAGGACGAAAACCCAGATGCCGACAATGAAACAGACTCTTGA
- the xseA gene encoding exodeoxyribonuclease VII large subunit gives MPHIFSVCELTQAIKDTLESEFPFVWVQGQVGNVSRPGSGHIYFTLKDERSCLDIVWFQSNQAGRMNVSPASLRTGQDILCAGRLNVYAQRGTYQVLAELVQDQGLGRLHLEFEALKKALAQEGLFDPGRKKQLPPSIQRVAVITSPSGAALIDFLRLSHTRGLPADIRVYPCQVQGRDAEHTVASALETADLEGWAQAAVLIRGGGSLEDLWTFNTETVARAIDACSLPVLTGIGHEVDTTIADLAADLRAATPSHAAQLVWPERSGYIQALDELETKLLNSWKARLDRQEHTISSLHQALSWLSPKGYLLRRQEQLLTLGRSLHRLRREVFRPKEDRLGHALRDLRRLGKAARLQRDLDRLTHLASRLQTGMRSLVRTKEHQLQDGQAAMSGLDPYLPLRRGYSLVRLGATGEFLRRAEQVQAGDTLEITTQEAIIRARVDNAEDRIWPEERAGEES, from the coding sequence ATGCCCCATATATTCTCCGTTTGTGAACTGACCCAGGCCATCAAGGATACCCTGGAGAGCGAGTTTCCCTTTGTCTGGGTTCAGGGCCAAGTGGGCAACGTCTCCAGACCCGGCTCCGGACATATCTATTTCACCCTCAAGGACGAGCGCTCCTGCCTGGATATCGTCTGGTTCCAGTCCAATCAGGCCGGGCGAATGAATGTTTCACCCGCCAGCCTCAGGACCGGACAGGACATCCTGTGCGCCGGACGGCTGAACGTCTATGCCCAGCGGGGCACTTATCAGGTCCTGGCCGAACTGGTCCAGGACCAGGGCCTGGGCCGTCTGCACCTGGAGTTCGAGGCCCTGAAAAAGGCCTTGGCTCAGGAGGGCCTGTTTGATCCTGGGCGCAAGAAGCAGCTCCCGCCCTCCATCCAACGGGTGGCGGTAATCACCAGCCCCTCAGGGGCGGCCCTGATCGATTTCCTGCGCCTCTCCCATACCCGCGGCCTGCCTGCGGACATCCGCGTCTATCCCTGTCAGGTCCAGGGCCGGGATGCGGAACACACCGTGGCCAGCGCCCTGGAAACGGCCGACCTGGAAGGCTGGGCCCAGGCTGCCGTTCTGATCCGCGGCGGAGGCTCTCTGGAAGATCTGTGGACCTTCAACACCGAAACCGTGGCCCGGGCTATAGACGCCTGCTCTCTACCAGTGCTCACCGGCATAGGTCACGAAGTGGACACAACCATCGCTGATCTGGCCGCTGACCTGCGGGCCGCTACGCCCAGTCACGCCGCTCAGCTCGTGTGGCCGGAACGCAGCGGGTACATCCAGGCCCTTGACGAGCTGGAGACCAAGCTGCTCAACTCCTGGAAGGCCAGGCTGGATCGACAGGAACACACAATCAGCTCTCTGCATCAGGCCTTGAGCTGGCTCTCGCCCAAGGGATACCTCTTGCGCAGGCAGGAACAGCTGCTTACACTCGGCAGGAGCCTGCACCGCCTGAGGCGGGAGGTGTTCAGGCCCAAGGAGGACAGACTGGGGCACGCCCTGCGGGACCTGCGGCGTCTGGGCAAGGCAGCCCGTCTGCAGCGCGACCTGGACCGGCTCACCCACCTGGCTTCCCGGCTGCAGACCGGGATGCGCAGCCTGGTGCGGACCAAAGAGCACCAGCTCCAGGATGGACAGGCCGCCATGTCCGGGCTGGACCCATACCTCCCTCTGCGCCGCGGATACAGCTTGGTCCGCCTGGGGGCAACCGGGGAATTCCTCCGTCGCGCGGAGCAGGTCCAGGCCGGGGACACACTGGAGATCACAACCCAAGAAGCCATCATCCGGGCCCGGGTGGACAACGCTGAAGACCGGATATGGCCGGAAGAAAGGGCCGGGGAAGAATCTTAG
- a CDS encoding proline--tRNA ligase: protein MRLSRYYVPTLKENPAEADVVSHRLLVRAGMIRKLTSGIYTFLPLGLRALDKTARIVREEMNRAGAMEVLMPMVQPADLWQESGRWSEYGRELLRLQDRHSRDYCLGPTHEEVITDLIRHEIRSYRQLPVNLYQVQTKFRDEIRPRFGLMRCREFIMKDAYSFDRDQDGLDLSYRSMFDAYTRIFQRLGLTFRAVEADSGPIGGSVSSEFMVLAETGEDVVVSCTACGFAANLEKAEVRSPAEQPGISCPQPEIVDTPGAHTVKDLAAQLDISPDQVVKTMLFAADGEPVAALIPGDRELNDVKLKNFLRATELELATAEQIREWTGAPVGFAGPVGLQIKTVVADRLLTQGTDWVTGANQADAHYLHVDLDRDARVAHYTDLVNIRPDDPCPECGKELQFNKGIEVGHVFKLGTKYSRSLQATFLDEQGTEQYMHMGCYGIGVSRIVAACIEQNHDQDGIIFPPPVSPFEAMVLALNAKNEKVMATAEDITAQLEGLGLDVLLDDREERPGFKFKDADLLGFPLQILVGAKGIDKGVVEVKDRRTGERQELPLDDFTAGFRAWRQEVWAGWGLEQKTDD from the coding sequence ATGCGACTGAGCCGGTATTATGTGCCCACCCTGAAGGAAAACCCGGCTGAAGCCGATGTCGTCAGCCACCGCCTCCTGGTCCGAGCGGGCATGATCCGCAAGCTGACCTCGGGCATCTATACCTTTTTGCCCCTTGGACTGCGGGCCCTGGACAAGACGGCCCGCATCGTGCGGGAGGAGATGAACCGGGCCGGAGCCATGGAAGTGCTCATGCCCATGGTCCAGCCTGCAGACCTGTGGCAGGAAAGCGGACGTTGGAGCGAGTACGGCCGGGAGCTTCTGCGCCTCCAGGACCGGCACTCCCGGGACTACTGCCTGGGCCCGACCCATGAGGAGGTGATCACCGACCTGATCCGGCATGAAATCCGCTCCTACCGCCAGCTGCCGGTCAACCTGTACCAGGTCCAGACCAAGTTCCGGGATGAGATCCGCCCCAGGTTCGGGCTGATGCGCTGCCGGGAGTTCATCATGAAGGATGCGTACTCCTTTGACCGGGACCAAGACGGCCTGGATCTCAGCTACCGGAGCATGTTCGATGCCTACACCAGGATCTTTCAGCGCCTGGGGCTCACCTTCCGGGCTGTGGAGGCCGACTCCGGCCCCATCGGCGGCAGCGTGTCCAGCGAGTTCATGGTTTTGGCCGAGACGGGTGAGGACGTGGTCGTGTCCTGCACGGCCTGCGGGTTCGCGGCCAATCTGGAAAAGGCTGAGGTCCGGTCTCCTGCTGAGCAACCCGGCATTAGCTGTCCCCAGCCCGAGATCGTGGATACTCCTGGGGCTCATACAGTCAAGGACCTGGCCGCCCAGCTGGACATCTCCCCGGACCAAGTGGTCAAAACCATGCTTTTTGCCGCCGACGGAGAGCCGGTGGCAGCACTCATCCCCGGCGATCGGGAGCTCAATGATGTGAAGCTCAAAAATTTCCTCCGGGCCACAGAGCTGGAGCTGGCCACCGCGGAGCAGATTCGGGAATGGACCGGAGCCCCGGTGGGTTTCGCCGGTCCCGTCGGGCTGCAGATCAAGACCGTTGTCGCCGATCGGCTGCTCACCCAGGGCACGGACTGGGTGACCGGGGCCAATCAGGCCGATGCCCACTATCTGCACGTGGACCTGGACCGGGACGCCCGGGTTGCGCACTATACTGACCTGGTCAACATCCGCCCTGACGATCCCTGCCCGGAGTGCGGGAAGGAGCTGCAGTTCAACAAGGGCATAGAGGTCGGGCACGTCTTTAAACTGGGGACCAAGTACAGCCGGAGCTTGCAGGCCACCTTCCTGGACGAGCAGGGTACGGAGCAGTACATGCACATGGGCTGCTACGGGATCGGGGTCAGCCGGATCGTGGCCGCCTGCATCGAACAAAATCACGATCAGGACGGCATCATCTTCCCTCCTCCGGTTTCGCCCTTTGAAGCCATGGTCCTGGCCCTAAATGCCAAGAACGAAAAGGTCATGGCCACTGCCGAAGACATCACTGCGCAGCTTGAAGGGCTTGGATTGGACGTCCTCTTGGACGACCGGGAGGAACGGCCCGGTTTCAAGTTCAAGGACGCAGATCTGCTGGGCTTTCCCCTGCAGATCCTGGTCGGGGCCAAGGGCATCGACAAAGGGGTGGTCGAGGTCAAGGACAGGCGCACTGGAGAAAGGCAGGAGCTCCCCCTGGACGACTTCACCGCCGGATTCCGGGCCTGGCGGCAGGAGGTCTGGGCTGGATGGGGGCTGGAGCAGAAGACAGATGACTGA
- the ispG gene encoding flavodoxin-dependent (E)-4-hydroxy-3-methylbut-2-enyl-diphosphate synthase — protein MSSRNTQSTQALSSPRHPTRTIHLGGLSVGGDAPVRIQSMTNTDTRDPPATMDQIHRLADAGCEIVRLAVPDQTAAGALPAILADSPVPLVADIHFDYRLALAAVESGMHGLRINPGNIGSSPRINRVVDAARTNRVPIRIGVNSGSVEKSILQRFGGPTPQALVQSALHHVRLLEGRGFTEYKISLKSSSVAHTLAAYRLLAEQTDCPLHIGITEAGTLLRGTVKSSLGIGLLLAEGLGDTLRVSLTADPVDEVLVAWEILRGLGLRSRGPELISCPTCGRTEIDLFSLARQVEDLLRPVPEVFTVAVMGCAVNGPGEAKEADIGLAGGRGSGVIFKKGRVVRRLQTEDEIMPAFKAELAAFLDQLRGKQPNPHF, from the coding sequence ATGTCCAGTCGGAACACGCAGAGCACCCAAGCCCTATCCAGCCCCCGGCATCCCACACGGACCATCCATCTTGGAGGGCTCAGCGTTGGTGGAGATGCGCCCGTCCGCATCCAGAGCATGACCAACACTGATACCCGGGATCCGCCAGCCACCATGGACCAGATCCACAGGCTGGCAGATGCAGGGTGCGAGATCGTCCGCCTGGCCGTCCCGGACCAGACCGCGGCCGGGGCCCTGCCCGCAATCCTGGCCGATTCCCCTGTCCCCCTGGTTGCCGATATTCATTTCGACTATCGCCTGGCCCTGGCGGCGGTGGAATCCGGCATGCATGGCCTGCGCATCAACCCCGGCAATATCGGGTCATCCCCTCGCATCAACCGGGTGGTGGATGCCGCCCGGACCAACAGGGTGCCCATCCGGATCGGGGTGAACAGCGGATCGGTGGAAAAGTCCATCCTGCAGCGCTTCGGCGGCCCCACCCCCCAGGCTTTGGTGCAAAGCGCCCTGCACCACGTCCGTCTCTTGGAAGGCCGGGGGTTCACCGAATACAAAATCTCCCTCAAGTCATCGTCTGTGGCCCACACCCTGGCCGCCTACCGCCTGCTGGCGGAACAGACCGACTGCCCTCTGCACATCGGGATCACCGAGGCCGGGACCCTGCTTCGGGGAACGGTCAAAAGCAGTCTGGGAATCGGGCTGCTTTTGGCCGAAGGCCTGGGGGACACCCTCCGGGTGTCCCTGACCGCCGATCCCGTGGACGAGGTCCTGGTCGCCTGGGAGATCCTACGCGGCCTGGGGCTGAGATCCAGAGGTCCGGAGCTCATCTCCTGCCCCACCTGCGGCCGGACCGAGATCGACCTGTTCAGCCTTGCCCGTCAGGTGGAAGACCTCCTCCGCCCGGTGCCTGAGGTATTCACCGTGGCCGTCATGGGCTGCGCGGTGAACGGTCCGGGTGAAGCCAAGGAAGCGGATATCGGCCTGGCCGGAGGGCGGGGCAGCGGAGTGATCTTTAAAAAAGGCCGGGTAGTCCGGCGCCTGCAGACAGAAGACGAGATCATGCCCGCATTCAAAGCAGAGCTGGCTGCCTTTCTGGACCAGCTGCGAGGGAAGCAGCCCAATCCCCATTTCTAG
- the moaC gene encoding cyclic pyranopterin monophosphate synthase MoaC, with translation MSTNGSFSHIDEQGGVRMVDVGSKPESTRQAVAATTVQLAPTTFALLRDQALPKGDVLTTAQVAGIMAAKQTAQLIPMCHPLPLSQIDIQFELDQDTAKIYIEALAATTAPTGVEMEALVAAQIAALTIYDMCKAVQKDIVIADTRLIYKSGGRSGTYDVRD, from the coding sequence ATGAGCACCAACGGCTCCTTCAGCCATATCGACGAGCAGGGCGGAGTGCGCATGGTCGACGTCGGCTCCAAGCCGGAAAGCACCCGCCAGGCTGTGGCCGCCACAACGGTTCAGCTTGCGCCCACCACCTTCGCCCTGCTTCGGGACCAGGCCCTGCCCAAGGGGGATGTGTTGACCACAGCCCAGGTGGCCGGGATCATGGCCGCAAAGCAGACCGCTCAGCTCATCCCCATGTGCCACCCCCTGCCCCTTTCCCAAATCGACATCCAGTTTGAGCTGGACCAGGACACGGCCAAGATATATATCGAGGCCCTGGCCGCGACCACAGCCCCAACAGGGGTGGAGATGGAGGCCTTGGTGGCCGCCCAGATAGCCGCCCTGACCATTTACGACATGTGCAAAGCTGTCCAAAAAGACATCGTTATCGCAGACACCAGGCTGATCTACAAATCCGGCGGCCGCAGCGGGACCTACGACGTCAGAGACTGA
- the dnaJ gene encoding molecular chaperone DnaJ yields the protein MAKRDYYEILGVGSSASTEEIKKAYRSMAFKYHPDRNPNDPDAEHKFKEAAEAYEVLSDTEKRTVYDRFGHDGLNNSGGHQDFSSAHDIFDTFSDIFGDVFGFGSAGRSRRGPRAQAGADLRYNLTISFEDAVKGTETELQIPKETDCSTCQGSGAEPGHRPETCKHCGGQGQVFQSQGFFRIATPCPICRGAGKVITKPCPDCQGRGTVQQTRNLKVNIPAGVDNGSRLRLQGEGEPGRNGGPPGDLFVVIRVQDHPRFSRQDFDLITQVDLSFVQATLGDRIEVPTLDEEVPMDIPKGTQSGQTFKLKGLGVPHLGSSRKGDLLVQVRVKTPTKLTKQQEDLLREFEKLEAEKPKGKVRNFFKRAMGEQ from the coding sequence ATGGCTAAACGGGACTATTACGAAATCCTGGGTGTGGGCAGCAGTGCCAGTACGGAGGAGATCAAGAAGGCCTACAGGAGCATGGCCTTTAAATATCATCCGGACCGCAACCCCAACGACCCTGATGCAGAACACAAATTCAAAGAGGCGGCCGAGGCCTACGAAGTCCTCAGCGACACAGAAAAGCGGACCGTCTATGACCGCTTCGGCCACGATGGCCTGAACAACTCCGGCGGTCACCAGGATTTCAGTTCGGCCCACGACATCTTCGACACCTTCAGCGACATCTTCGGAGATGTCTTCGGCTTCGGTTCCGCCGGACGATCCAGGCGCGGCCCCAGGGCCCAGGCCGGGGCCGATCTGCGCTATAACCTGACCATCTCCTTCGAGGATGCGGTCAAGGGAACGGAAACCGAGCTGCAGATCCCCAAGGAAACCGATTGTTCGACCTGCCAGGGCAGCGGGGCCGAGCCCGGGCACCGCCCCGAGACCTGCAAGCACTGCGGCGGCCAGGGCCAGGTCTTTCAGAGCCAGGGATTCTTCCGCATCGCCACCCCCTGCCCCATCTGCCGCGGAGCCGGCAAGGTGATCACCAAGCCCTGTCCGGACTGCCAAGGCCGGGGCACGGTGCAACAGACCAGGAACCTGAAGGTGAATATCCCGGCCGGTGTGGACAATGGAAGCAGGCTTCGCCTGCAGGGCGAGGGTGAGCCAGGGAGAAACGGCGGTCCGCCCGGGGATCTGTTTGTTGTCATCCGGGTCCAGGACCACCCCCGGTTCTCCCGACAGGACTTCGACCTGATCACCCAGGTGGATCTCAGCTTTGTTCAAGCCACCCTCGGGGATCGCATTGAGGTCCCCACCCTGGACGAAGAGGTGCCCATGGACATTCCCAAGGGAACCCAGAGCGGACAGACCTTTAAGCTCAAGGGGCTGGGTGTCCCCCATCTGGGCAGCAGTCGAAAAGGGGACCTCCTGGTCCAGGTCCGGGTCAAAACCCCGACCAAGCTGACCAAGCAGCAGGAAGACCTCCTGCGGGAGTTTGAGAAGCTGGAGGCTGAAAAACCCAAAGGCAAGGTCAGGAACTTCTTTAAGCGGGCCATGGGCGAGCAATGA
- the rpoZ gene encoding DNA-directed RNA polymerase subunit omega, translated as MARITVEDALEKINNRFVIAQMAIKRVKMYREGYPSLVQANNKEVVTALREIAAGKVLLEDAIPEAGIEVQDHG; from the coding sequence ATGGCCAGAATCACAGTTGAAGACGCCTTGGAGAAAATAAACAACCGTTTTGTCATCGCCCAGATGGCTATCAAGCGGGTCAAGATGTACCGGGAGGGATACCCCTCCTTGGTCCAGGCCAACAACAAAGAGGTAGTCACCGCCTTGCGGGAAATAGCCGCCGGCAAGGTGCTTTTGGAGGATGCAATTCCAGAAGCGGGAATTGAGGTGCAAGACCATGGCTAA
- a CDS encoding tRNA lysidine(34) synthetase, with translation MLDNSMLRPGARIGVAVSGGMDSWVLLQALSLHRRKLPFPIQLMVLHINPGFDPANHAPLINWAREAGVAVHAEVSDMGPRAHSPENRKSSPCFFCSWRRRKHLFTLVEHYGLTHLALGHTADDLVQTFFLNLFYQGRVEGLYAREPFFQGRFELIRPLLHVEKRLVRKAVRDWGLPVWANPCPSAQASKRSEVDEWLQTMWAGNSKMRKSVFSALKRWQQSTPVPDLSRPNQISRDS, from the coding sequence ATGCTGGACAACAGCATGCTCCGTCCCGGGGCCAGGATCGGAGTGGCTGTGTCCGGGGGGATGGACAGCTGGGTCCTGCTGCAGGCTTTGAGCCTGCACCGGCGCAAGCTGCCTTTTCCCATTCAGCTTATGGTCCTGCACATCAATCCCGGATTCGATCCGGCCAATCACGCCCCCTTGATCAACTGGGCCCGGGAGGCCGGAGTGGCGGTGCACGCGGAGGTCTCTGACATGGGGCCTCGGGCGCATTCCCCGGAAAACCGCAAGAGCTCCCCCTGCTTTTTCTGCAGCTGGCGCAGGCGAAAACACCTGTTCACCCTGGTGGAACACTATGGGTTGACCCATTTGGCCCTGGGCCATACTGCCGACGACCTGGTGCAGACCTTTTTCCTCAATCTGTTCTATCAGGGCCGGGTCGAGGGGCTGTATGCCAGGGAGCCTTTTTTTCAGGGCCGTTTTGAACTCATCCGTCCCCTACTGCATGTGGAGAAACGCCTGGTCCGCAAGGCGGTCCGGGACTGGGGGCTTCCGGTCTGGGCCAATCCCTGTCCCTCGGCCCAGGCCAGCAAGCGAAGCGAGGTGGATGAGTGGCTCCAGACCATGTGGGCGGGAAACTCCAAGATGCGAAAAAGCGTCTTCAGCGCCCTCAAGCGGTGGCAGCAGTCAACGCCGGTTCCGGATTTGAGCCGGCCGAACCAGATATCCCGGGACTCGTGA